Proteins encoded within one genomic window of Acidobacteriota bacterium:
- a CDS encoding DUF4388 domain-containing protein codes for MSPNPTHPSLAFAGRLEAIGLAEVLQILGATRRSGILQVEQEEPPERGEIEMEDGRIVRAALSPAPERLGAVLLRRRAVDPQILGQALERQAAVAPWKPLGTVLLEMGALEPGDLAQGLAEQIEEAVAVILSWKSGVFRFRTPAPTRPRPEQTVLGVALDTQQILLEAARRWDEDLCRERVLH; via the coding sequence ATGTCCCCGAATCCGACTCACCCCTCGCTGGCCTTTGCGGGTCGGCTCGAGGCCATTGGCCTGGCCGAGGTCCTGCAGATCCTCGGAGCCACCCGGCGCAGCGGGATCCTCCAGGTGGAGCAGGAGGAGCCTCCCGAGCGGGGAGAAATCGAAATGGAGGACGGCCGCATCGTGCGCGCGGCCCTCTCGCCGGCGCCCGAGCGTCTCGGCGCCGTCCTGCTGCGGCGGCGGGCGGTGGACCCCCAGATCCTCGGACAAGCTCTCGAGCGGCAGGCCGCCGTCGCCCCGTGGAAACCCCTGGGGACGGTGCTGCTGGAAATGGGCGCCCTCGAGCCGGGTGACCTGGCCCAGGGCCTGGCCGAGCAGATCGAAGAGGCCGTGGCCGTGATCCTCTCCTGGAAGAGCGGCGTGTTCCGTTTCCGCACGCCGGCCCCGACCCGGCCGCGCCCAGAGCAGACCGTGCTCGGTGTGGCTCTCGACACCCAGCAGATCCTGCTGGAGGCCGCCCGCCGCTGGGACGAGGACCTCTGCCGGGAGCGGGTCCTGCACTGA
- a CDS encoding class I SAM-dependent methyltransferase: MGSWLRRRSSGSSPPGEDPAAPVTGGASRFLLEVFEKIERRSEEGSAYRVLIVGPPSGRTIETFSRHGARVTVDGEDWPELPLSHADAAFDLVVGLDLVDLLEDETAAALGAEWARVLVPGGKVFLVSRTGAARLSSAERLEVLEDASLRALPRAGTRSRLISRGNRALERLLEPLIVDEILLRRDGLREVVYKRPT; the protein is encoded by the coding sequence ATGGGTTCATGGCTGCGTCGCCGGTCCTCGGGCTCCTCTCCCCCGGGTGAGGATCCCGCGGCGCCGGTGACCGGCGGTGCTTCCCGCTTCCTGCTGGAAGTCTTCGAGAAGATCGAGCGTCGGAGCGAGGAGGGCTCTGCCTACCGGGTGCTGATCGTGGGGCCGCCTTCCGGCCGGACCATCGAGACCTTCTCGCGGCACGGGGCCCGGGTGACGGTGGACGGTGAGGACTGGCCGGAACTGCCCCTGTCCCATGCCGACGCCGCTTTCGACCTGGTGGTGGGGCTGGACCTGGTGGACCTGCTGGAGGACGAGACGGCCGCCGCGCTGGGCGCGGAGTGGGCCCGCGTGCTGGTCCCCGGCGGGAAGGTCTTCCTGGTTTCCCGGACCGGGGCGGCGCGGCTGTCGTCGGCAGAGCGCCTCGAGGTGCTGGAAGACGCCTCCCTAAGGGCCTTGCCCCGGGCAGGGACCCGCTCGCGCCTGATCAGCCGGGGCAACCGGGCCCTCGAGCGCCTGCTCGAGCCGCTGATCGTCGACGAGATCCTTCTGCGGCGGGATGGTTTGCGGGAGGTGGTCTACAAGCGGCCGACCTGA
- a CDS encoding polymer-forming cytoskeletal protein, with translation MDTTKAIIGPSIQIKGELIGKEDLVIEGHVEGVVRLLDHHLTIGSKAKIEATLEAKAIRIEGSVIGDVVAGERVELMAGSSVKGDIASPRISIADGARFKGSVDMDRSKSPQASAKDKTAAAPKSASVSH, from the coding sequence ATGGACACGACCAAGGCGATCATCGGACCGTCGATCCAGATCAAGGGCGAACTGATCGGCAAGGAAGACCTTGTCATCGAAGGGCACGTCGAAGGCGTGGTGCGCCTGTTGGACCATCACCTGACCATCGGCTCCAAGGCCAAGATCGAGGCGACGCTGGAGGCCAAGGCGATCCGCATCGAGGGCAGCGTGATCGGCGACGTGGTCGCCGGCGAGCGTGTCGAGCTGATGGCTGGAAGCTCTGTCAAGGGCGATATCGCCTCGCCGCGGATCAGCATCGCCGACGGAGCGCGCTTCAAGGGCAGCGTCGACATGGATCGCTCCAAGTCTCCCCAGGCGTCCGCCAAGGACAAGACCGCGGCGGCGCCCAAGTCGGCCTCGGTCAGCCACTGA